In the Desulfuromonadales bacterium genome, TGCGCACTTCCTCGTTGAAAGAGCTCTTCATCTCGTCGGTGGCGCGCTTGAATTCGGCCAGCCCCCGGCCGAGAGCCTTGGCGATATCGGGGAGTTTTTTCGGGCCAATGACGATTAGGGCCAGGGCCAGGATTAGCAGCAGCTCGGGCATTCCGATTCCGAACATAAAAATTGTCCTCTGCCGGGAAAAAGGGTAAATTGAAAGTGCGCTGAGCATAGCCCTCTTCCCTGCGCCCTGTCAAGGGGCCAGCTTGAGCTGATAAAGGTTTGACATGTAAGGGGTTTTAAACTAGCATGCAGCGCAAACCGCAGCTGGAAAGGGTGGACTGATGTATACGGCAAGAGAGGAAGAAATCAAGCAGGAAATCCGCCGCTTGGCCCGGGAGCGCAACGCCCTGCTGCTGGCTCACAACTACCAGCGCGATGAGATACAGGAAATTGCCGATATCACCGGCGACTCCCTCGGCCTCTCCCAGGAAGCAGCGCGCACCGCGTGTGAGGTCATCGTCTTCTGCGGCGTGCATTTCATGGCCGAAAGCGCGGCTATTCTCGCTCCGGAGAAGCTTGTTCTGCTGCCGCGCCTCGATGCCGGCTGCCCCATGGCCGACATGGTCACCCCCGAGGGACTGCGGCAGATGAAGGCGCAGCATCCCGGGGCACCGGTCGTCACCTACGTCAATTCGAGCGCTGATGTCAAGGCTGAGAGCGACATTTGCTGCACCAGCGCCAACGCCGTACGGGTGGTCAACTCTCTCGAGGCCGACGAAGTCATCCTGGTTCCGGACCGCAACCTCGGTCGCTACATCGCCAGTCATACCGACAAGACCTGCCATCTCTGGGAAGGATACTGCCCGACGCACGACCGTCTGCTGGTCGCCGATGTGGAGCGGGCACTGGCCGAGCACCCTGACGCCCTCTTCATGGCCCATCCCGAGTGTCCGCCGGAGATTCTCGCCCTGGCGCACCACATCTGCTCCACCA is a window encoding:
- the nadA gene encoding quinolinate synthase NadA, which produces MYTAREEEIKQEIRRLARERNALLLAHNYQRDEIQEIADITGDSLGLSQEAARTACEVIVFCGVHFMAESAAILAPEKLVLLPRLDAGCPMADMVTPEGLRQMKAQHPGAPVVTYVNSSADVKAESDICCTSANAVRVVNSLEADEVILVPDRNLGRYIASHTDKTCHLWEGYCPTHDRLLVADVERALAEHPDALFMAHPECPPEILALAHHICST